From a single Gimesia fumaroli genomic region:
- a CDS encoding alkaline phosphatase family protein, which produces MVKPLVVINIVGLTHEMLGNQTPNLIHLANQGFSKPMGTILPAVTCAAQSTLLTGLMPRDHGVVANGWYFRELAEVMFWKQSNKLVHGERVYEAAKRRKPDYTTAKMFWWYNMYAPVDWSVTPRPSYPADGRKVFDSYSQPESLKDELQSELGVFPLLRFWGPGADISSSRWIVEASIKVFQDKKPDLSLVYLPHLDYNLQRLGVSDSAIGQEIRDIDREAGRLIDVAQNGGAEVVVLSEYAITDVSKPIHINRILREHGYLQVRKEALGWETLDCGASAAFAVADHQLAHVYIENPAQISDVKSLLKKVDGIEMVLDRSQQAEFGIDHHRAGELVVVAAPGAWFTYYFWLDDRVAPDYARTVDIHRKPGYDPVELFVDPQIRFPKLRIARRLAQKKLGFRYYMDLTSLDASLVKGSHGRLPTPGKEEAEAPVFISSSKAIERDEIPMTAVKELLLELQFRK; this is translated from the coding sequence ATGGTCAAACCGTTAGTGGTGATTAATATTGTGGGGCTCACCCATGAAATGCTGGGAAATCAAACTCCCAATTTGATACATCTGGCAAATCAGGGATTTTCCAAGCCCATGGGAACCATCTTGCCTGCTGTTACATGTGCTGCACAGTCGACTTTGCTCACGGGACTTATGCCTCGGGATCATGGGGTCGTCGCCAATGGTTGGTATTTCCGAGAGCTTGCTGAAGTGATGTTTTGGAAGCAGTCAAATAAGCTTGTCCATGGGGAGCGTGTCTACGAGGCAGCAAAACGAAGAAAACCTGACTACACCACCGCAAAAATGTTTTGGTGGTACAATATGTATGCTCCCGTTGACTGGTCAGTAACTCCACGCCCCAGCTACCCGGCGGATGGACGAAAAGTCTTTGATTCTTATAGTCAACCAGAAAGTCTGAAGGATGAACTGCAGTCAGAGCTGGGTGTCTTTCCACTTTTACGCTTCTGGGGACCTGGTGCGGATATCTCCAGTTCACGCTGGATCGTAGAAGCCTCAATCAAAGTATTTCAAGACAAGAAACCAGACTTGAGCTTGGTTTACTTACCACACCTCGACTATAACCTGCAGCGTCTGGGAGTAAGTGATTCTGCTATTGGTCAGGAAATTAGAGACATAGATCGTGAAGCGGGACGCTTAATTGACGTCGCACAAAACGGTGGGGCCGAAGTCGTCGTACTCTCTGAGTATGCTATTACCGATGTTTCAAAACCCATTCACATTAATCGTATTTTACGGGAACACGGTTATTTACAAGTCAGAAAAGAGGCCTTGGGCTGGGAGACTCTTGATTGTGGTGCCTCTGCTGCCTTTGCTGTTGCCGATCATCAACTCGCGCATGTTTATATTGAAAATCCTGCGCAAATTTCTGACGTTAAATCTTTACTTAAAAAAGTCGATGGCATCGAAATGGTGCTTGATCGGAGTCAGCAAGCTGAATTTGGAATCGATCATCATCGGGCTGGAGAGCTTGTTGTTGTGGCAGCGCCAGGAGCCTGGTTTACTTATTATTTCTGGCTGGATGATCGCGTGGCTCCCGATTATGCACGGACCGTAGATATTCATCGTAAGCCAGGATATGACCCGGTAGAGCTTTTCGTTGACCCTCAGATTCGGTTTCCCAAATTGCGAATCGCACGCAGATTGGCTCAGAAAAAACTGGGTTTTCGATATTATATGGATTTGACCAGTCTGGACGCGAGCCTGGTTAAAGGCAGTCATGGTCGGTTACCGACACCGGGGAAAGAGGAGGCCGAAGCACCTGTATTCATCAGTTCTTCAAAAGCGATCGAACGGGATGAAATTCCTATGACAGCGGTCAAAGAGCTGTTGTTAGAGTTGCAGTTTAGGAAATAA
- a CDS encoding PfkB family carbohydrate kinase, whose translation MSYHLINTIQKLGHPKILVLGDLILDRYTWGNAERISQEAPVILLREDTQEVRLGGAANVANMLIGLETEVTMAGVTGTDMDGAVVRDALVEKGIDCTAIVADASRPTTVKQRFMGRAQQRHPHQILRVDREVNTPLDQITMDTLLNIILPMIPEHQAILVSDYAKGVCTPQILATVLEEAKRVGVPVIVDPCPGREYQIYSGATAITPNRLETSRAVGFEVKSKDDAFRAGKKLCHDLNLEYVFVTLDSDGIALIQSDGTTELLPTRKREVYDITGAGDMVLATIGVGSAAGIAPADLARLANVAGGLEVEQIGVVTISREEMLADLLMGSRVTSEKILPLEELQRHVKARQKLGQKVVLTNGCFDVMHVGHVSYLEQAAAEGDCLIVAVNSDDSVRTLNKGPDRPIFGQTHRASMLAALEGIDYVVIFDETTPCELLQELKPDLLVKGGTYEKEEIVGWEIVETYGGEVKALGITPGISTTQVLGIIRKNHQETESARPLSNSPIEPPKRKAG comes from the coding sequence ATGTCCTACCATTTAATCAACACAATTCAAAAATTAGGTCATCCCAAAATTCTGGTACTGGGTGATTTGATTCTGGACCGATATACCTGGGGAAACGCAGAAAGGATCAGTCAGGAAGCGCCAGTGATTCTGTTGCGAGAAGATACTCAAGAGGTTCGGTTGGGAGGGGCAGCGAATGTTGCCAACATGCTAATCGGGCTTGAAACGGAAGTCACAATGGCAGGGGTGACCGGCACCGATATGGATGGAGCCGTCGTCAGAGATGCGCTCGTTGAGAAAGGCATTGATTGCACAGCGATCGTTGCTGATGCCAGCCGCCCGACTACTGTCAAACAAAGGTTTATGGGGCGCGCTCAACAGAGACACCCACATCAGATTCTTCGTGTGGATCGCGAAGTGAATACACCCCTTGATCAGATAACAATGGATACATTACTCAATATCATTTTGCCAATGATTCCAGAGCATCAGGCCATCTTGGTTAGCGATTATGCGAAAGGAGTTTGCACTCCCCAAATCTTAGCCACAGTCTTGGAAGAAGCGAAACGAGTTGGAGTTCCCGTGATCGTTGATCCTTGCCCCGGTCGTGAATACCAGATTTATTCTGGTGCGACGGCGATTACCCCCAATCGACTGGAAACATCGCGGGCCGTTGGCTTTGAAGTGAAATCAAAAGACGATGCATTTCGCGCTGGCAAAAAATTATGTCATGACCTGAATCTGGAGTATGTGTTTGTCACACTTGACAGTGATGGTATTGCGTTAATCCAGTCAGATGGTACTACGGAACTTTTACCGACACGTAAGCGCGAAGTATATGACATTACTGGTGCTGGTGACATGGTGCTGGCTACGATTGGTGTCGGGAGTGCAGCAGGAATTGCTCCTGCAGATCTGGCGCGTCTGGCAAATGTAGCCGGTGGTCTGGAAGTAGAACAGATAGGTGTCGTCACAATCAGTCGTGAGGAGATGCTGGCCGACCTCCTGATGGGATCGCGAGTCACAAGCGAAAAAATACTGCCATTGGAAGAATTGCAGCGGCATGTAAAAGCCCGTCAAAAGCTAGGGCAGAAAGTTGTGCTCACGAATGGGTGTTTTGACGTCATGCATGTCGGACATGTTTCCTATCTGGAGCAGGCAGCCGCAGAAGGAGATTGCCTGATCGTTGCCGTCAATAGTGACGACAGTGTCCGAACCTTAAATAAAGGTCCCGATCGTCCAATTTTTGGTCAGACACATAGAGCATCGATGTTAGCCGCTTTAGAAGGTATCGATTACGTTGTGATTTTTGATGAAACAACCCCATGTGAGCTACTTCAGGAACTCAAACCAGATTTACTGGTCAAAGGGGGGACGTACGAAAAAGAAGAAATCGTTGGCTGGGAGATAGTTGAAACTTATGGCGGCGAAGTCAAAGCCCTTGGTATCACTCCTGGTATTTCTACAACTCAGGTTCTTGGAATCATTCGTAAGAATCATCAGGAAACTGAGTCTGCTAGGCCTTTATCCAATTCTCCCATCGAGCCTCCGAAGCGAAAAGCCGGATGA
- the waaF gene encoding lipopolysaccharide heptosyltransferase II codes for MKIAVFLPNWIGDAVMATPALKAIRQQFPDAEIVTIQRPYVADALDGLDLVDRTISLQNGQKLISRLGLLQQLRRERFDLSILFPNSFRSAWLSFLAGIPRRVGINRDGRRWLLTDALPAGDKQTPHPAIDEYLRIATFLVEEDQANARVSLPLSRTMELAVTDADRQRWKSFLDKQSTDFKSRPLVCLNPGGAFGGAKHWPVAHFGELAERIANELGRSVLVVCGPAEKNEALQIVEQANHPLVTSLAAEPLHLGLTKAAIQQAELLVTTDSGPRHFAAPFQVPVVTLFGPTHILWSETFYDRSLHLQLDLDCGPCQQRVCPLGHHRCMKDLRSDQVFRAVLSLLDQQQNKKAA; via the coding sequence ATGAAAATTGCAGTGTTTTTACCAAATTGGATAGGTGATGCTGTGATGGCGACACCAGCTCTGAAGGCGATTCGTCAACAGTTTCCTGATGCGGAAATTGTGACGATTCAGAGGCCTTATGTCGCTGATGCCTTAGACGGTTTAGACTTGGTTGATCGTACAATTTCCCTACAAAATGGTCAAAAACTAATCTCCCGATTAGGACTATTACAGCAGCTCAGACGTGAGCGATTTGATCTATCGATTCTCTTTCCCAATTCATTTCGCAGTGCCTGGCTCTCGTTTTTAGCAGGGATTCCACGGCGGGTCGGGATTAATCGCGACGGGCGTCGTTGGTTATTAACCGATGCACTTCCAGCCGGGGATAAGCAGACTCCTCATCCTGCGATCGACGAATATCTGCGTATTGCCACCTTTTTGGTTGAAGAAGATCAAGCTAATGCGAGAGTCTCTTTGCCACTATCGCGAACGATGGAACTGGCAGTGACCGATGCAGATCGGCAACGTTGGAAATCGTTTCTGGACAAACAGTCTACCGATTTTAAGAGTCGACCTTTGGTCTGTTTGAATCCAGGTGGTGCATTCGGAGGTGCCAAGCATTGGCCCGTCGCTCATTTTGGGGAACTGGCTGAGCGAATTGCAAACGAATTAGGTCGGTCGGTGTTAGTCGTTTGTGGCCCAGCCGAAAAAAACGAGGCCCTGCAGATTGTCGAGCAGGCCAATCATCCGTTGGTGACATCTCTAGCAGCGGAACCACTACATTTAGGACTGACAAAAGCAGCGATTCAACAGGCCGAGTTACTGGTCACAACCGATTCCGGTCCACGGCATTTTGCGGCTCCATTTCAGGTACCCGTTGTGACTCTGTTTGGTCCCACTCATATTTTGTGGAGTGAGACATTTTATGATCGTAGTCTGCATTTGCAGCTGGATCTGGACTGCGGGCCTTGTCAGCAACGGGTGTGTCCTTTAGGGCATCATCGTTGTATGAAAGATCTCCGTTCAGACCAAGTCTTTCGGGCGGTCCTTTCTCTCTTGGATCAGCAGCAGAACAAAAAAGCGGCCTGA